A region of Nitrospinota bacterium DNA encodes the following proteins:
- a CDS encoding oxidoreductase — translation MARTAKKKLGVFKFASCDGCQLSLLDCEDELLAVAGAIDIANFLEASREVIKGPYDLALVEGSITTPHDEERIHKVRRQSKFLVTIGACATAGGIQALRNFANVKEYTNIVYARPDYISTLSRSTAIADHVPVDFELRGCPISKTQLVETISAYLFGRRPNIPTYSLCVDCKRKNYVCVMAGHGTPCMGPVTQTGCGVLCPSFNRGCYGCFGPMETPNTASVSGQWKTLGMDDDGIIRAYRGFNANSEAFRKESEAHERKSHED, via the coding sequence ATGGCCAGAACCGCGAAGAAAAAACTGGGGGTGTTCAAGTTCGCCTCCTGCGACGGGTGCCAGCTGTCATTGCTGGATTGCGAGGACGAGCTTCTGGCAGTGGCCGGGGCCATAGACATAGCCAATTTCCTTGAAGCCTCCCGCGAGGTGATCAAAGGCCCTTACGACCTGGCTCTGGTGGAAGGCTCCATAACCACCCCCCACGATGAGGAACGCATCCACAAGGTTCGCCGCCAGTCGAAGTTTTTAGTGACCATCGGCGCCTGCGCCACGGCGGGGGGCATCCAGGCGTTGCGGAACTTCGCCAACGTGAAGGAGTACACCAACATCGTGTACGCCCGGCCGGATTATATCTCCACCCTTTCCCGCTCAACGGCCATCGCCGACCATGTGCCGGTGGATTTTGAATTACGCGGATGCCCCATAAGCAAGACCCAGCTGGTGGAGACCATAAGCGCATACCTGTTCGGCAGACGGCCCAACATACCCACATACAGCCTGTGCGTGGACTGCAAACGAAAGAACTATGTTTGCGTCATGGCGGGGCATGGCACGCCCTGCATGGGGCCGGTTACGCAAACCGGATGCGGGGTTTTATGCCCGTCGTTCAACCGGGGCTGTTACGGATGTTTCGGCCCCATGGAAACGCCCAACACGGCGTCGGTTAGCGGGCAGTGGAAAACCCTTGGGATGGACGATGACGGGATAATCCGCGCCTATCGCGGGTTCAACGCGAATTCCGAGGCTTTCCGCAAGGAGAGTGAGGCCCATGAAAGAAAAAGCCATGAAGATTAA
- a CDS encoding Ni/Fe hydrogenase subunit alpha, whose amino-acid sequence MKEKAMKIKVDALARVEGEGAMYVKVTGGKVASVKLTIYEPPRFFEAFLRGRAFTDAPDITARICGICPIAYQMSSVHAMESALGVKVEGQLRALRRLIYCGEWIESHILHIYMLHLPDFLGYQSAIHMAKDHRDAVELALKLKKVGNEIVQTLGGREIHPVNVRVGGFYRVPERKELEPLLEKLKWARDGAVQTVKFTGSLNFPEFEREYEYVSMRHPDEYPFNEGRLVSSKGIDIALNEYENHFEEEHVAHSNALRSFIKGRGAYFVGPMARYNLNFDRLPQVAQDAARQAGLGETVHNPFKSIVVRAVETLFAVEEAIRIIENYERPAKPHVELIPKAGSGCGCSEAPRGICWHRYRLDDKGIIQEAKIVPPTSQNQRIIEQDLADYTSKYLDLPEDKLTWQLEQAIRNYDPCISCATHFLKLKVERD is encoded by the coding sequence ATGAAAGAAAAAGCCATGAAGATTAAGGTGGACGCCCTGGCCCGGGTGGAGGGGGAGGGCGCCATGTATGTAAAGGTCACCGGCGGCAAGGTGGCCAGCGTGAAGCTTACCATATACGAGCCGCCCCGGTTTTTCGAGGCGTTTCTGCGCGGCAGGGCTTTCACCGACGCGCCGGACATCACGGCCAGAATCTGCGGCATATGCCCCATCGCATACCAGATGAGTTCCGTCCATGCCATGGAGTCGGCCCTGGGGGTGAAGGTGGAGGGTCAATTGCGGGCGTTGCGGCGGCTAATCTATTGCGGCGAGTGGATAGAAAGCCACATCCTGCACATATACATGCTTCACCTGCCGGATTTCCTTGGATACCAGAGCGCCATCCACATGGCCAAAGACCATCGGGATGCGGTGGAGCTGGCGCTGAAACTGAAAAAGGTTGGCAACGAGATTGTGCAAACCCTTGGCGGGCGGGAGATCCATCCTGTAAACGTGCGGGTGGGCGGGTTCTACCGCGTCCCCGAACGAAAAGAGTTGGAGCCTCTGCTGGAGAAGCTGAAATGGGCGCGGGACGGGGCTGTTCAAACGGTGAAGTTCACCGGGTCGCTGAACTTTCCGGAGTTCGAGCGGGAATACGAGTATGTGAGCATGCGGCATCCGGACGAATATCCGTTCAACGAGGGGCGGCTGGTCTCCAGCAAGGGGATAGACATAGCCCTGAACGAATACGAGAACCATTTCGAGGAGGAGCACGTGGCCCATTCCAACGCGCTCCGTTCGTTCATCAAGGGGCGCGGGGCATATTTTGTTGGCCCTATGGCCCGGTACAACCTGAATTTCGACAGGCTACCGCAAGTTGCGCAGGATGCGGCAAGGCAGGCTGGGCTGGGCGAAACGGTGCACAATCCGTTCAAGAGCATTGTTGTGAGGGCTGTGGAAACCCTGTTCGCCGTGGAGGAGGCCATTCGCATAATAGAAAATTACGAGCGCCCCGCCAAACCGCATGTGGAGCTGATCCCCAAAGCCGGATCCGGTTGCGGCTGTTCCGAAGCGCCCCGGGGAATCTGCTGGCACCGTTACAGGCTGGACGATAAGGGAATAATACAAGAGGCCAAGATAGTGCCCCCCACCTCCCAGAACCAGCGGATAATCGAGCAGGACTTGGCGGACTACACCTCAAAATATCTGGACCTGCCGGAAGACAAGCTTACCTGGCAGTTGGAACAGGCCATAAGGAATTACGACCCGTGCATCTCCTGCGCCACCCACTTTTTGAAACTAAAGGTGGAGAGGGATTGA